The Magnetospirillum sp. genome includes a region encoding these proteins:
- a CDS encoding histidine phosphatase family protein, translating to MYGTDQRNKPGNISLVPFFFLRHGETDWNRQGLLQGSRDIPLNDTGLAQAQSAASALRNVEIATIVASPLLRARRTAEIVAASRGLEIVYELGLAETHWGAREGTAEDGLLPKWYAGETPVGAEPFAEFCVRIANAVARALAYPAPLLIVAHGGSFAALRETLGLPHAATLANAVPVQLLPEPWRVAGLSN from the coding sequence GTGTACGGTACCGATCAAAGGAACAAGCCGGGCAATATCTCGCTTGTTCCTTTTTTCTTTCTGCGCCACGGCGAGACCGACTGGAATCGCCAAGGTCTGCTGCAAGGCAGCCGCGATATCCCGCTCAACGACACGGGCCTCGCGCAAGCCCAATCGGCCGCCAGCGCGTTGCGTAATGTCGAAATCGCAACGATCGTCGCAAGCCCGTTGCTGCGCGCACGCCGCACGGCTGAAATCGTCGCGGCATCGCGCGGTCTCGAAATCGTTTACGAACTGGGCTTGGCCGAAACCCATTGGGGTGCGCGCGAAGGGACAGCCGAAGACGGGCTGCTGCCCAAATGGTATGCGGGCGAAACGCCCGTGGGAGCCGAACCCTTCGCCGAATTCTGCGTGCGCATCGCGAACGCCGTCGCACGCGCATTGGCCTATCCGGCCCCTTTGCTGATCGTGGCGCACGGCGGCAGCTTCGCGGCCTTGCGCGAAACGCTGGGTCTGCCGCACGCCGCCACCCTCGCTAACGCCGTTCCGGTGCAACTCCTGCCCGAGCCATGGCGGGTGGCGGGGCTGTCGAACTAG